The genomic stretch AACTGTGCAGTAATGtgttgcaaaataaattatctaGAAGGCAGCAAAAGTACATTGTTAATGTATATAAAAACTGTACAGCATTTATGGGatacaatttttctttatatgaGTATTGGCTCTGTAGTGTTTTCAAGTTATGTTCTCAGAAAGAGAAACGAAATGCCCaagattaaaggaaaaaatatataaaccaCGTGGATTTTACTCCATTAAAAACACAGTTGGCAAAGTCCTTTCTCTGCGTCGCCGTCTCCCCGGCCGTGCCGCCCCGGCGGCTCCTCTGCCCGTCcccagcggtggcagcggcTGCTGGGGGCACATCCCGGAGCCATCCCCGCTCCGGAGCCGCCGCTGCCCAACGTGGACACTGTCCTTTTGTTTCTaattggttttttgtttgtttttttttttttaaatgtaattttttttgtagtatttttttttctgtttgttttttctttttttttttttcagacatacCCATGATGGAACGAGAAACTcaaacaccccccccccccccatggTTTCCTACTGCAGCTTCTCCCAGAGAGGAGATGCGCGCCCGGTGGAAAACAGAGAGCTTGAAATCACGGTGTTCACAAGTACATGGTTCACGTGGTTGCTGGCCCCGCTCAGCAGCTTCTGCAACACACACACGGTGTCCTTGGCCTCCTCCCTCCGCGCCTCGGCCAGTCCCGGGGCCGCTGAGCGCCCGCTGCCCGCGCTGCCGCAGCCTCCCCGCTGGCAAGGAGCTGCGCCCGGCCCGCTGCGCCGCGGAGCCGCGCCAGTCCGGAAGCGAGGGACACGTCGTGAAGAAAGTGCAATTATTTCtcttattgttttgttttctgccgatagctgctgcttcctcctcctctgacCAGGGATTCATCAGCAAGCGGTTAAGGGTGAATGTGAGCTCGACCGCCCGACCTCGGAGCGCTCCCGTCCTTGCCAGTGTTCAGTGATGTCTCCTGGCTTGGAACTGTCATGCCGGCAAGAGCACAAAGTCATCGTTCACGTCGACCATTGGCACATAGAACGAGGGCACCTCGTTCACGCACAGGGATTTGTGCCCCGCGGGGTCCAGCTCCTGCACCTTCAGCTGCCACTCCATCCTCTGCACCGCGTTCAGGGCAGCTGCTTCGTGTTGCTGTCGCATGAGCAGGCACGTCTGGATTGGGAAACAACAACGGGACGTGAGGGCTGAGCGGCAGGCAAAGGCAGGGGACGTGCAGCCAGGGATGCCACACGCAGGacacctggatttgggatgtctgctgagcccagctccagcaggagccGAGGCAAACCCAaagtttgggtgggaaaggctCGTCAGCACTCCAGAGCATTCACTCCCATGCATCACTGCCCTGAATCTCTGGACACCCACTCTGTGCTGGAAACCACTaaggcagctcccaggctcCAGCCACGAGCAGGGCCCTCCTGGAACGCCCCTGCCTGGAGCACGGGGCTCCCACAGCTCTCACCTTCATCCGGTCGTACTTGTCATCCACGTCCTGCAGCCAGGAAATGAACTGTCGCGCGTTGAAACGGTCTCTGACCGATTTGTTTTCGTCTCCCTAAGGACAGCACAGCAAAGTGAGGGACACAGGATTAGTTTTGTACTTTAAGCAGTTACAGGTCTCACAGGCCATATTCATATTTACTCAGAACTGTGGTGCCTGCAGGGTGGGAGGATGGACatcactgctcccagctgctcctgcagggagcaggaatcAAATCCTTTCCAGGGATTCAGCCTCAGACTGGGATGTGCACCCATGGGCACACATTCCCTGTTTCTCAGGGAATCTGTCCATGTCAGCCCATCACAGCACCTGCACCTCTCTGACTCCTTCAACtcctgccaggacagcagcagcagacactTGGCTGGGAAATGCCATGGATAAATCAGAGCTCCTGGATCAATACGCACTCACTAATAAATCCCAGgatcctgtccctgcccaggatcCCTCCTGCAATGCAGCAGTGTaatgtttctcttccttccaCAGGAAGACACCCCAGAGTGTAGTAAAGGAAACTTCTCCAGTGTGCAGATGACCCTGACCAAGAAGGATGGAGGGTCCCAAGACTCACTGACAGATATGAACTCCCTGTTTCCCACATTCCTGGATGtatttccttccccagcacacaTGTGGGAACTGAGGTAGATTAGGCAAATGATGTTCCTAGTCACAGAATGGTCATAGAACagttggattggaagggaccttaaagcccatctcattccaccccctgccatgggacatGTTCCACTATCTCAGGTTgctccagcctggtcttggacacttccagggatggagcagccacagtttctctgggcaccctgtgccaggccctccccaccctcccaggaaacaattccttcccaatatcccatctagccctgccctctggggGAGGTGACATTCTGAACCTGTGTGCCATGGTGGGTGACCTGAGCAAGGAGCGCGTTAGTAACTCCTgcctccatccttccctccatccctccaggaAAGCCCATCTACCTGCAGAgcccctgagacccctcctcaccccTGAGCCAGGCACTGACCTGATTTTCCAGAGGCATGTTGTACACCTCGGAGTCCAGCAGCATGGTGCAGGCACTGAAGGGCACGGCCTGGTTGGCAATGGTCCTGGCTGCCCGGCAGTGCACCCTCAGGATCTCCTGCTCGCAGGACACGATGAGCTTCTCCTGAGGAACAGAGAGCAGTGAGTGTGGCAGCCTCAGCCTCGCCAgcaggggaaatttggggccTGTTCCCTGGCTGGAGGGTCCCTTACCCGCTcgatgctgtgctgcagccgCAGCTTGCCCCGCACGGCCTCCTGCTGCTTGAAGAGCTCCTTGAGCGGCTCCGCCAGCGACGGCGGCGGCGCGATCTGTGGGCATAGGCAGGggtgagagcagctcctctgtgggGTACAGCCCCCCCAAAACGTGTGCTGGCCACAGAGGGGCAGGGATATCCCATGGGGTGCCTGTGGATAAGCTCTGCCAAGGACAAGGTCCTGCCAGCACTCAGTGAGGATGAGGACTTGGCAAGAACAACCAGAGCCTGACCCGCCCtcgtgctgcagggctgggtgtgtgGCAAGGAATGGAGCCTGGTCACACTGACCCTTCTCCTGCAGTCTGGATCCCAGATTTagcacctgcagcaccaagTTTAATTATGCATTTGTATTagtgaggctgctcctgctgcacagcagtGAAATGCTGACCCCAGTGCCAAGTCAAAGAGCAGAGCTTGGGAAAATGATGGCAGGAGTTAAGAGCCATCTTTTTCCCATGTTCCAGGTTCATTATCCTGTTACTACACTGCTGCAAGAGCAGTTTTACCTCCTAGCCTCAAATCCAGTGGATTCTTAGAAACTTTTCTCTAAAGCCTGACCAAACCTCAGgcccctcagcacagcccaaagTCCTCTCTGCAAAATGAAGCAACTCAGGGGTTGCATTTACCACACAGCCAGGCACGTACCCAGGCTCAGGTTTGATGTCATAATATAAAGGTTGGGGCACATAGCAAGGTGGTCACAGGACATGGGGGACAACTTGGATGTGTCTGTAACAGCGAGTGGGTGGAGAGCTCCTGAGGCTAAGGAGAGAAGGTGACTCACCACTGGAATATGGAGCTTGCTTAGGGGTTTGCCATCCAACAGGTAGGAGCCTGTGTAGGTGACATACTCAGCGTAGCACTGTGGGGCTTGGGGAGTAATGTAGCACAGGATTTTCCGCTTCTCCTCAATCTTCTTCCTGATCTGGAGGTACTCGAAGTAGGGGTTGGACCTGTCGCTGTGGTAGGGTTCGATGTCGTCCAGTTTGATGGCATCGACGATAGCTGCCAGTGTCTGCTGGATCATCTCCCTCGTCTGCTGGGTGGATGTGTtgatctgctgctgcagctgctggttgGAGCGCTGGAAGCGGCGCTTCCGCGGGTGCTGGGCCTGGGAATCGTCCTCCTCCGTGATGCGGCCTTTGGCACGCGTGACGGGCGCGGAGACGGGAGGAAATTCCTTCTCGGATGCGGCGGCGTTCTGCTTGTTTTGGTTGGCGAGCATCTGAGCCCGGTTCCTGGTAATCCGCTGAGGAATCTCTTCTATTTTGGGTGGCTTGGGAGCTTCTGCTACTGGTTTTTGTACTGGTTCAACAACTTCTGCTTGAGCGTTGCCAGCAGGCGGATCCGCCTGGGATGGCggggcctggctcccagcacggGCTGCAGCACTGTCCTGTGGAACAGCAGCCTCGGAGCTGGCCACGggcacaggacagggctgggagctgccctctgccaccccagcagctgaTGACAGCTCCTCGTGCGCGGCCTCCACCTCTTTGCTCTCTGCTGGCGCGGGCTCGGACGGGGTCTGCTGGAAAACCTGCGCTTCCGAGTCCTCCGCTGCCTTCTCCTCCGCTGTGTTCAGCGCTTCAGAGGTGGCTTCTTGTGCGGCCACTTCTGgtttctgctcttctgctggTGGCTCTGTGTCCGTGGGCAGGgtggctgctgcctggctggcCGGTGGCTCCTCCGGCTCGGCGGATGCTATCACAGACGCGCCGGCTTTGATGATCCCAGCGCTCGGTTCTGAAactgctgctgggctttccTCCACCGCTTCTGCCTCCGTCATCTCCGTCTCTGCAACGTCCTTAGGCTGgagtggcagctctgggagcgAGAAGGGGCCAAGGTCCAGCTCATCCTCGGTGTTGGTGAAGGGGTCGGGCCACGTCACCGCCTCCTCCGCGTTCGCAGGTGCTGCGCTGTTGTTTTCCAAATAGTTGTTCTCTGGTGCAGCAACGACTTCGGCCTGAGGTTCTGCTGGCACACACGGGGGCTCTGGAGGGATCTCTGGTGCTTCTTCTGGAAGAGGTTTGCAGTTGTTGAAGAAGGTGTCTAACCTAGTAGGGGACATGTATGGAGCTTGCTCTTCGGCATTTGCGATTTCTCCTGGAACTGcttcctcagcatcctccttgACCTCCTCCAGCCTGGGTTCAGACACTGACAGAGGGTACGAGATGGGAGAAACGGGGTAGGAAGTCTCTGTGGGAATGAAGGCTACTGGTGCGGGATGAATGGGCTCTAGGGAACAGAGCGGAGGTTTAGGGGACTCGGAAAACCTCTGGGGAGATTTCATGAGAAGCTCCGAGCCCATGGACCAGGTGACAGGGTGCTCTGCGGGGGTGCCCATCAGGCTGGGAGGAATGGCGGTGTCCGGGTTTCGGGGAGGAGGGTTATCCCAGTCTATGTTGTTTTGTTCGGGCATTCCCGAACTGAAATGGTTCTCCTCGATGGGTGGCAGGTAGGTGGATTCTGGTGGCATGATGGAGGCGGTGGcttgctgctcctctgtggtGTCCAAGGGCATGCCAATGTCGGGGGGAAGAGCACTTTCCACTGAAGGAGCCAGCAGCTCGTCCCTGTGCGAAGGGGAGGATTTTGCTTGTAAACCAGAAAAGACACTTTCGGGCGACTGGGCGACCCCGCTGACAGCTCCCGGCGCGCAGTGCAAAGCTTCCACTTTGGGGGAGGAAACTCCATAATCCGGGGAGTAATACCCAGGAGACAAACACTGGAACTTCTCAGCAGGAACAGAGGGAAGGGGAACTTTCTCCTCCATTAAATGCTGCACTGGAGAGTCATAATTGGATGTTGCTGGGACACTTTGCTGCCTGAAGAACTTATCTCCAACGCTGAATTCCTCTTCGGGCGCCCTCCTGATATCCACTGAGATGGAGCGGTAGAGGTTGGAGGAGGGAATGGTGCGAGTCGGGGTCTGGCTGGGGTTCTCGGGGAGCCCGCTGGACACGTTGGTGTATCTGTcgaagaaggaaggagagcaggCGTTCATGGACATGGTGGAGATGGGCAGCGAGTGCTGGGAGTCAGCACACTCGAACATCAGGTCTGTGTAGTCCTCGTTGCTGCACGACGGCGTCCTGGGTGTCTGCATCACCTCCTCGTAGCTCGGGCAGGACACCACGGATGCCGGGGTGGGGACGCCCGTGGGCCGGTTCTGATCTGgcctgggagatgctgggaggATTTCCTTCAGCTGAGGACCAGTGATCCAGTCCTTGGagtctgtccccacagcaggcTGTGCCTTGTTTTCTGGTGACAGGATAGGAGTCAGGGGACCCAACTCCTTGAGTTTCTTGTCCTTGAGCTGCGTGTCCAGCGCTAGAGGCTTCTTGGTTGGCAGATCCAGGCTCCTCTTGCGCACATCCTCTGAGCTTTTGAGTTTGTCCTTTAACTTGGGGTCTCCGGACCTGTGCCGCATTTTCTCCATTTGCTTCATTCTCTCCTTGTGCCTTTTGTGGCGTTCCTCGATCTCCAGGTCCTTCTGGCTCAGCATCCTCTCAAAGCTGGTCATCATCAAATCACCATCTCCCAGAAGTTTCTCCCTCGGCCTGGCATCCTTCTTGCCGCTGTCTTTGGAAAgagttattttttcattcccaTTGCTTATTTTTATGGACTCGGATTTGTCTTTGTCTTGATTCTCCTTAAGCTTCTCCTTCAGTTTGGTTTCGCCGAATTTGAGGTTGTCTTCCTTGGATTTATCTTTGAAGGTGGTAACTTGAGGCCCATCCTTATCTTTGAGTGTTGACTTTGGCTCATCTTTGTGATGTTTAAAGAAACCATCTGTGTGTTTATCcttgtgcttttccttttcctccttccatttttccttgtgtttatCCCGCTTCTTCTTCTCTTTAGCTGTGCTGATGGTGCTGGAACCGTAAGTCTTTTCTTTCTCCGCCTTCTTTGACAGCTCTCTTTCAGAATCATTTTTAtccttcttttcagaaaataagtAATCAATGCTCTTCTCCGGTTCCTCATCAGCGTCTGCCTTCATGTTGTAGGAAGAGCCAAAAGCCTCCCCATCCACAGAGAAATCCTTTTCATAGTGAGTGGAATCCTTTCTGATGCTGGAGTCCTTGAattcttctgatttttcctttttctctgtcttctctttctttgctttttccttctcatgACTCTTCtttgaggaagatgaggaatgTCGGtgcctctccttctccttgAGCTTGTCCTGAAGGCAGGGTAAAGGGAGAGAGTCCTTAAACTTTTCTTCAGCAGCGTCGGTCAGAGAGAGGTTTGAAGACTCGAAGAGGCTGGTGagtcctggctcctgccctCTGTCTGTGAAGCTGTCAGAGGAGATCTCGCTGATCTTGTCATTGGAGTCGTCC from Catharus ustulatus isolate bCatUst1 chromosome 11, bCatUst1.pri.v2, whole genome shotgun sequence encodes the following:
- the LOC117001618 gene encoding ankyrin repeat domain-containing protein 11-like; this encodes MPKGGCSKTPQSEDFSLSNDMVEKQTGKKDKDKVSLTKTPKLDRSDGGKEVKERATKRKLPFTVGTNGDQKDSDTEKQGPERKRIKKEPATRKPGLLFGMGLSGIRAGYPLSERQQVALLMQMTAEESANSPVDTTPKHPSQSTVCQKGTPNSASKTKDKVNKRNERGETRLHRAAIRGDARRIKELIIEGADVNVKDFAGWTALHEACNRGYYDVAKQLLAAGAEVNTKGLDDDTPLHDAANNGHFKVVKLLLHYGGNPHQSNRKGETPLKVANSPTMVNLLLGKTTYPSSEESSTETSEEEDAPSFAPSSSVDGNNTDSEFEKGLKHKPKAQEPPKTITPVKDEYEFDEDDEQDRVPPVDDKHLLKKDYRKETKANSFISIPKMEVKTYTKNNTITPKKAAHRILSDSSDEEETSVAVGTGEKLRLSTHSILPSSKIREPASTKAPKEKSKVKKKRKKETKSKEVRFGKKNDKFCSSESESENVESEEDDRDSLQSSSCVKDSRLVLKESSLFNSLSASSTSSHGSLASQKHNPSLTEQHSKHWRTDNWKTISSPAWSDVSSLSDSTRTRLTSESDYSSEDSSLESLKPVRKKPEHKKKNTPHNTVSEKKNSFHSNVDGAIPKLDKEGKVVKKHKTKHKHKNKEKGQCPISQDIKIIKTFSFEFEDSKQKPEKGLIVETENPVENKLKVLKHDREHGKKEEKLPKGKAEEKEWLFKDETGKSSKEEKSLRKIKDGSKDLSKSFREGLSKSEKEKPVKEKSPKEEKPRIHKEERKKKSKDKQSKSEKKNELKEEKASKLEKEKSFKEEKEKCKKEKLYRDESGFDEFNNKTQFAESEDTKFSLSDDQQERWFSDLSSDSSFDFKGEDSWDSPITDFREIKNDTVAKLIIEPVKEEIKDKKKENKIKEKKEYNEKRNEKDTFLKKKERDYVEKSSEKKKDQTDRHKVTPSYLPEKDKKRKDSVETGKERKEKDTGETNKDRKDSSDSSKERKDPKTKQEEPYRDDFKEYGCETFFKDKSDPEFSGKTLESWERHHSGKEKEKKDAPDKEKKEKVKPEKYKEKSKEGDKEKNEKAAPDKILKDKELEKSFKEKKETKEKYKDLHSKDKERKSSLDQVKEKKEKNFSTDRDDFPEKKEEKKGKEKSWYSIADIFTDESEDERDDYSLSGFKVGEAAGSEVHRLDSLQDKDDGAAAEKELYPDKHRKYSSDRQHSEKQKDKESKEKKKDKGTSEGGKEKKSSFEKHKEKKDKDSSEKYKDRKERMSTDSTQEKKNKQKLPEKVEKKHTSEDKVKSKHKEKPDKEHSKEKKSSKGGESEKSLLEKLEEEALNDYRDDSNDKISEISSDSFTDRGQEPGLTSLFESSNLSLTDAAEEKFKDSLPLPCLQDKLKEKERHRHSSSSSKKSHEKEKAKKEKTEKKEKSEEFKDSSIRKDSTHYEKDFSVDGEAFGSSYNMKADADEEPEKSIDYLFSEKKDKNDSERELSKKAEKEKTYGSSTISTAKEKKKRDKHKEKWKEEKEKHKDKHTDGFFKHHKDEPKSTLKDKDGPQVTTFKDKSKEDNLKFGETKLKEKLKENQDKDKSESIKISNGNEKITLSKDSGKKDARPREKLLGDGDLMMTSFERMLSQKDLEIEERHKRHKERMKQMEKMRHRSGDPKLKDKLKSSEDVRKRSLDLPTKKPLALDTQLKDKKLKELGPLTPILSPENKAQPAVGTDSKDWITGPQLKEILPASPRPDQNRPTGVPTPASVVSCPSYEEVMQTPRTPSCSNEDYTDLMFECADSQHSLPISTMSMNACSPSFFDRYTNVSSGLPENPSQTPTRTIPSSNLYRSISVDIRRAPEEEFSVGDKFFRQQSVPATSNYDSPVQHLMEEKVPLPSVPAEKFQCLSPGYYSPDYGVSSPKVEALHCAPGAVSGVAQSPESVFSGLQAKSSPSHRDELLAPSVESALPPDIGMPLDTTEEQQATASIMPPESTYLPPIEENHFSSGMPEQNNIDWDNPPPRNPDTAIPPSLMGTPAEHPVTWSMGSELLMKSPQRFSESPKPPLCSLEPIHPAPVAFIPTETSYPVSPISYPLSVSEPRLEEVKEDAEEAVPGEIANAEEQAPYMSPTRLDTFFNNCKPLPEEAPEIPPEPPCVPAEPQAEVVAAPENNYLENNSAAPANAEEAVTWPDPFTNTEDELDLGPFSLPELPLQPKDVAETEMTEAEAVEESPAAVSEPSAGIIKAGASVIASAEPEEPPASQAAATLPTDTEPPAEEQKPEVAAQEATSEALNTAEEKAAEDSEAQVFQQTPSEPAPAESKEVEAAHEELSSAAGVAEGSSQPCPVPVASSEAAVPQDSAAARAGSQAPPSQADPPAGNAQAEVVEPVQKPVAEAPKPPKIEEIPQRITRNRAQMLANQNKQNAAASEKEFPPVSAPVTRAKGRITEEDDSQAQHPRKRRFQRSNQQLQQQINTSTQQTREMIQQTLAAIVDAIKLDDIEPYHSDRSNPYFEYLQIRKKIEEKRKILCYITPQAPQCYAEYVTYTGSYLLDGKPLSKLHIPVIAPPPSLAEPLKELFKQQEAVRGKLRLQHSIEREKLIVSCEQEILRVHCRAARTIANQAVPFSACTMLLDSEVYNMPLENQGDENKSVRDRFNARQFISWLQDVDDKYDRMKTCLLMRQQHEAAALNAVQRMEWQLKVQELDPAGHKSLCVNEVPSFYVPMVDVNDDFVLLPA